In Paenibacillus sp. 1781tsa1, one DNA window encodes the following:
- a CDS encoding AI-2E family transporter codes for MFKGNTFVRFSIALALILVNIYLLSRVSFIFQPLVTMITVITVPMMLSVFFYYLLRPLVNYMEKKKINRTLSILLIYLVIAILGVFFIIGLWPSLREQLVNLVDNAPNLINSLSEQLRELEQNGAIQALFPEGSTPFSQITEYINKGFNFVTNYVSGFFSLVSSFAIILFTLPILLFYMLLQGEKFGRKLAHIAPKRFQNDSREVVIEIDQALSGFIVGRVLVNLALGVLMYIGFLIIGLPYALLLTVIAVIMNFVPFIGAIVSSVPIVIMGLVVSPSVAIWSLIIILVAQQIQDNLVAPYVFGKKLDIHPLTTIILVLGAGDLGGIIAILIIIPVYMIVKILLVRIYNMFFKDKWQNA; via the coding sequence TTGTTCAAAGGAAATACGTTTGTCCGGTTCAGTATCGCACTGGCGCTGATATTGGTTAATATCTATTTATTATCACGTGTGAGCTTCATCTTTCAGCCGCTTGTCACCATGATCACGGTCATTACCGTACCAATGATGTTGTCCGTGTTCTTTTATTATCTGCTGAGACCGCTTGTGAATTATATGGAGAAAAAGAAAATCAATCGCACGCTAAGTATTTTGCTAATCTATCTGGTTATTGCTATTCTGGGAGTGTTCTTCATCATTGGCTTATGGCCATCGTTACGTGAGCAATTGGTTAACCTGGTCGATAACGCACCGAATCTAATCAATTCATTAAGTGAACAGCTGAGAGAGCTTGAGCAGAATGGTGCCATTCAAGCCTTGTTCCCCGAGGGCTCAACACCTTTCTCTCAGATTACGGAGTATATCAACAAAGGATTTAACTTTGTGACCAACTATGTAAGTGGATTTTTCTCACTCGTTTCCAGTTTTGCGATCATCTTGTTTACACTACCGATTCTTTTGTTCTATATGTTGTTACAAGGCGAGAAGTTTGGTCGTAAATTGGCACATATCGCTCCAAAACGTTTCCAAAATGACAGCCGTGAAGTCGTAATTGAGATTGATCAGGCGTTGAGTGGTTTTATTGTGGGAAGAGTTTTGGTCAATCTGGCATTGGGTGTACTGATGTATATCGGTTTCTTGATCATTGGACTGCCATACGCATTACTGCTCACGGTAATCGCGGTCATCATGAACTTTGTTCCGTTTATCGGAGCGATTGTGTCGTCTGTCCCTATTGTGATCATGGGTCTCGTGGTATCACCATCCGTTGCCATCTGGTCTCTGATTATTATTCTTGTCGCTCAGCAGATTCAGGACAACCTGGTTGCACCGTACGTATTTGGCAAAAAGCTGGATATTCACCCGCTTACGACGATTATTCTGGTCTTGGGTGCAGGGGACCTGGGTGGAATTATTGCCATTCTGATTATTATCCCGGTGTATATGATCGTTAAAATTCTTTTGGTTCGAATCTATAATATGTTCTTCAAGGACAAATGGCAGAATGCATAG
- a CDS encoding Asp23/Gls24 family envelope stress response protein, whose product MSEIIEKPYNEPEYIAPQSVQMGTIHISNDVLSKIVGMAAQSTNGVSSMSVGLTEGIAKSISGKSLQKGIDVHVKDDQATILLRINIQYGNKMHEVCRELQHNVQQAVEQLAGVMVNEIKVQVVGISMPETV is encoded by the coding sequence ATGTCTGAAATCATCGAAAAACCATATAACGAACCTGAATATATCGCACCTCAATCTGTTCAAATGGGTACCATTCACATCTCGAACGATGTGCTGTCCAAGATTGTGGGGATGGCCGCGCAGAGCACGAATGGCGTATCCTCCATGTCTGTGGGGCTGACTGAAGGGATTGCCAAGAGCATCAGCGGCAAGAGTCTGCAAAAAGGGATTGACGTACACGTCAAAGACGATCAGGCAACCATTCTGCTGCGCATCAACATTCAATATGGTAACAAGATGCACGAAGTCTGCCGTGAACTTCAACATAATGTTCAACAGGCTGTAGAGCAATTAGCCGGTGTTATGGTCAATGAAATTAAAGTGCAAGTTGTTGGCATATCCATGCCGGAGACGGTATAA
- a CDS encoding AraC family transcriptional regulator, producing the protein MITYMFKSNHFQELQLLHYGTEACTPGHHFGPAMRDYYKIHYILNGKGTFEVGGKTYTLHKGQGFLIVPHSVVHYEADQDDPWEYSWVAFQGSNSQPFLQQACLSEHHPIFELGNEDDEMRSCLHRMINSRHNHKGWEISMTGLLYQFFSILIDQANSEHLQPMQDYSKETYVTQVMDFIEMNYANAITVQSIAAHVGLQRSYLCSLFKDQMGSSIQSYLVHYRMRRAAELTLDPGLTIGDIARSVGYTDALLFSKMFKKVMGEAPTYYRKHKTAPSQLSC; encoded by the coding sequence TTGATTACGTATATGTTTAAAAGCAATCATTTTCAGGAGCTTCAGCTCCTTCATTATGGCACGGAAGCCTGCACACCAGGTCATCACTTTGGCCCTGCCATGAGAGACTATTACAAAATTCATTATATTTTAAATGGCAAAGGCACCTTCGAAGTGGGAGGCAAAACATACACCCTGCACAAAGGTCAAGGTTTTCTAATTGTTCCGCATTCTGTTGTTCATTATGAAGCAGATCAGGATGACCCTTGGGAATACAGCTGGGTTGCTTTTCAAGGCAGCAATAGCCAACCCTTTTTACAGCAGGCTTGTCTGTCGGAGCATCACCCGATTTTTGAGCTGGGTAATGAGGATGACGAGATGCGATCCTGTCTGCATCGAATGATTAATTCGCGACACAACCACAAAGGCTGGGAGATCAGCATGACTGGTTTGCTGTATCAATTCTTCTCCATTTTGATTGATCAGGCCAACTCAGAGCATCTTCAACCCATGCAGGATTATTCGAAGGAAACATACGTAACGCAGGTAATGGACTTTATTGAAATGAACTACGCCAATGCCATTACCGTTCAGTCCATCGCGGCCCATGTCGGTTTGCAGCGAAGTTACCTGTGTTCTCTCTTCAAAGACCAGATGGGAAGCAGTATTCAGTCGTATCTGGTCCATTACCGGATGCGCAGGGCAGCCGAATTGACCCTAGATCCCGGTCTGACCATTGGTGACATTGCCCGTTCTGTGGGCTACACTGATGCATTGCTTTTCTCCAAAATGTTCAAAAAAGTGATGGGCGAAGCGCCCACTTATTATCGCAAACATAAAACAGCACCCTCCCAGTTAAGTTGCTAA